A genomic stretch from Telmatocola sphagniphila includes:
- a CDS encoding radical SAM protein produces MLYSMAKRTLLETDKRLLWKLAWNMGLKGMISVQRHKSRLKRGEYFPPFLYVSIINSCNLRCQGCWVDVASKQEIIQPEAFDKLVREAKQMGNVFFGIVGGEPFMHPKLFELLENHPDCYFQIFTNGHFITDEKAKRLRQLGNVTPLISVEGSEIISDERRGRAGVLSKTMEGLQNCLKNKVMTGVCTSLCRTNIDDLLTEKWVDRLIDMGVLYTWFHVYRPMGPKPNFDLCLSPDQARRAREFVVEMRAKKPIIIVDAYYDGEGKALCPAATGISHHINPWGDIEPCPIVQFAKESIHSKNGDQRTLRQKFQQSTFLHDFRQLAQETTRGCIVLERPDLLKSLVEKHAAPDTTARKTALQELAAMDVRTSQYNPGNEIPEKNWLYRIAKRFWFNDFGVYQGQDHSKSSAPAILKQG; encoded by the coding sequence ATGCTCTATTCGATGGCTAAACGTACACTGCTGGAAACCGATAAGCGACTGCTTTGGAAATTGGCCTGGAACATGGGGCTGAAGGGAATGATATCGGTTCAACGGCATAAGAGCCGTCTGAAACGAGGCGAGTATTTCCCGCCCTTTCTGTACGTGTCGATCATCAACTCCTGCAATTTGCGCTGCCAGGGCTGCTGGGTCGATGTCGCTTCCAAACAGGAGATCATTCAGCCCGAAGCATTCGATAAACTGGTTCGTGAAGCCAAACAAATGGGGAATGTCTTTTTTGGGATCGTCGGCGGCGAACCGTTCATGCATCCCAAACTGTTCGAGTTACTGGAAAATCATCCCGATTGTTACTTCCAGATTTTCACTAATGGCCACTTCATCACCGATGAAAAAGCCAAGCGACTCCGGCAACTGGGGAATGTCACACCGCTCATTAGTGTGGAAGGCTCGGAGATCATCAGCGATGAACGCCGGGGCCGGGCAGGTGTGCTAAGCAAAACCATGGAGGGTTTGCAGAACTGCCTGAAGAATAAGGTGATGACCGGCGTCTGTACCAGTCTCTGTCGAACGAACATCGATGATTTACTGACGGAAAAATGGGTCGATCGCCTGATCGACATGGGAGTACTGTATACCTGGTTCCATGTTTACCGGCCGATGGGACCGAAGCCGAATTTCGATCTTTGTTTATCGCCGGATCAGGCTAGACGAGCTCGCGAATTCGTGGTCGAGATGCGTGCGAAGAAGCCGATCATAATTGTCGATGCCTATTACGATGGCGAAGGCAAAGCCCTCTGCCCGGCGGCCACGGGTATCAGCCACCACATCAATCCGTGGGGGGATATTGAGCCCTGTCCGATCGTTCAGTTTGCCAAGGAATCGATTCATTCGAAGAATGGCGACCAGCGAACCTTAAGACAGAAGTTTCAGCAATCGACCTTTCTGCACGACTTCCGCCAGCTGGCTCAGGAGACGACCCGAGGGTGCATCGTGCTCGAGCGTCCCGATCTGCTGAAGTCTTTAGTCGAGAAACACGCGGCCCCGGATACGACGGCTCGAAAAACGGCTTTGCAGGAGCTAGCGGCTATGGACGTGAGAACCAGCCAGTACAACCCGGGAAATGAGATCCCGGAAAAGAACTGGCTGTATCGGATCGCCAAGCGATTCTGGTTTAATGATTTCGGCGTCTATCAGGGCCAAGATCATTCGAAGAGTTCCGCCCCAGCCATTCTGAAGCAAGGTTGA
- a CDS encoding alpha/beta hydrolase: protein MSRYLITCCALALLNAFCSAQESSPKANASGREAKSEKNLAYGDHEREKLDLFLPPASAKPTPLVIWVHGGGWEAGSKEGNNPVNPLLKEGYAVACINYRYSKQAVFPAQIEDCKAAVRYLRGNATKFNLDKDHFGAIGASAGGHLVALLGTTGDVKELEGKVGKFPKESSRVQAVIDWFGPTDLEALTSPLLSNDNPISRLLGGSVKEKKDLARLANPISHITKDDAPFLILHGDQDPLVPVSQSELLYKALKRGGVPAELVVVPGVGHDARVLTPENSRKSKEFFDKYLKVSK from the coding sequence ATGTCCCGTTATCTGATAACTTGCTGTGCGTTAGCTCTGTTAAATGCCTTTTGTTCCGCACAAGAATCCAGTCCGAAAGCTAACGCTTCCGGCCGCGAAGCCAAATCGGAAAAGAATCTGGCTTACGGTGATCACGAACGCGAAAAACTGGACCTTTTCCTTCCCCCCGCCAGCGCTAAGCCGACCCCCCTCGTGATCTGGGTGCATGGCGGCGGTTGGGAAGCAGGAAGCAAGGAAGGCAATAATCCCGTAAACCCTCTACTGAAAGAAGGTTATGCGGTCGCCTGCATCAACTACCGCTATAGCAAGCAGGCCGTTTTCCCGGCCCAGATCGAGGATTGCAAGGCCGCGGTTCGCTATCTTCGCGGCAACGCCACGAAATTCAATCTCGACAAGGATCATTTCGGGGCGATCGGAGCTTCCGCTGGCGGACACCTGGTGGCCTTGCTGGGAACCACAGGAGATGTGAAGGAACTGGAAGGCAAAGTCGGCAAGTTTCCCAAAGAGTCCTCACGCGTTCAGGCGGTTATCGATTGGTTCGGTCCGACCGATCTCGAGGCACTGACTTCTCCGCTTCTGAGTAACGACAATCCGATTAGCCGGTTACTCGGCGGATCGGTGAAGGAAAAAAAAGATCTGGCCCGATTGGCCAACCCGATTTCTCACATCACAAAAGATGATGCTCCATTTCTGATTCTGCACGGCGACCAGGACCCTTTGGTTCCCGTCAGCCAGAGCGAACTTCTCTACAAAGCCCTAAAAAGAGGGGGAGTGCCCGCAGAGTTGGTAGTGGTACCTGGTGTCGGTCATGACGCACGTGTTCTGACGCCGGAGAATTCGCGTAAGTCGAAAGAGTTCTTCGACAAGTATCTTAAGGTGAGCAAATAG
- a CDS encoding TIGR03000 domain-containing protein, producing MKWRIGMLCLAAFGFLGLATAQDPKKTEQAKKDAPKTEQKTEAGKEAKIKVLVSPDASVELRIDGQLTRSTGDVREFVTPKLDPTKKYSYKFSALIEPNNYTKITRNREIEFKAGDDVLVDLRTKLPTDEEDVKIRWVPTPDDICEEMAKLAKIGKDDVVYDLGCGDAITIRTAVKKFGAKKGIGVDIDPDRIKDAKKAAKDDGIADKIEIREGDILKLKPLDDANVVMIYMSDYMMDQLQPLFEKLKPGSRIVSHRFVMAKWKADKSITVTGKDGDEYNLHLWIVPEKKK from the coding sequence ATGAAATGGCGTATCGGCATGCTCTGCCTGGCCGCGTTCGGTTTCCTCGGCCTGGCCACCGCACAAGATCCCAAGAAAACGGAACAAGCAAAGAAAGATGCTCCGAAAACCGAGCAGAAAACCGAAGCCGGTAAAGAAGCCAAAATCAAAGTGTTGGTCTCGCCCGATGCTTCAGTGGAATTGCGAATCGATGGCCAATTAACCCGCTCCACCGGGGATGTCCGCGAGTTCGTCACCCCGAAACTCGATCCCACCAAAAAATATTCCTACAAGTTCTCTGCTCTCATCGAACCCAATAATTACACCAAAATTACTCGCAATCGGGAAATTGAATTCAAAGCGGGCGACGATGTCCTGGTCGATCTGCGCACGAAACTTCCGACCGATGAGGAAGATGTCAAAATCCGTTGGGTCCCCACTCCAGATGATATCTGCGAAGAAATGGCCAAGCTTGCCAAGATCGGCAAAGACGATGTGGTTTACGATTTAGGCTGTGGCGATGCCATCACCATCCGTACGGCCGTCAAGAAATTCGGGGCTAAGAAGGGCATAGGTGTCGATATCGATCCCGATCGCATCAAGGATGCCAAGAAAGCGGCCAAGGACGACGGTATCGCCGATAAGATCGAAATCCGCGAAGGGGATATTCTGAAGCTCAAGCCGCTCGACGATGCCAACGTGGTGATGATCTACATGTCCGATTACATGATGGATCAACTGCAGCCGCTGTTTGAAAAGCTCAAACCCGGCAGCCGGATAGTCTCGCATCGATTCGTCATGGCGAAATGGAAAGCGGATAAATCAATCACCGTCACCGGTAAGGACGGCGATGAATACAATCTCCACCTGTGGATCGTTCCCGAAAAGAAAAAATAA
- a CDS encoding TIGR03000 domain-containing protein: MSRYVALLVFPLVFLCSSGISAQDKKAPPSPPDPPTKAEMKVSKIQVIVPPNADVELSIDGKKLRTTGDVREFKTPALEAGKKYEYLIEALIVPNNYTKIRRPRKVTFKAGEDLTIDMTKEDKAVDKIEVRWVPTPDDIVDEMAKIAKVTKDDVVYDLGCGDGIMLIRSVKVMGAKRGVGIELKEDIVKQAKERVEKEGLKDKIEIRQGDILDVKDMSDASVVMLYIGDDLGARLEPVLRKTLKPGARVVSHRFLLGGWKPDKTVTVQGKDGDEYTIHLWEVPAK, encoded by the coding sequence ATGAGTCGGTACGTCGCATTACTGGTCTTCCCACTGGTGTTTTTATGTTCTTCCGGGATCTCGGCGCAGGATAAAAAGGCTCCACCCTCACCGCCCGATCCGCCGACCAAGGCGGAAATGAAGGTCAGCAAGATCCAGGTGATCGTGCCGCCGAACGCCGATGTGGAACTGAGTATCGACGGAAAGAAACTTCGCACCACCGGTGACGTTCGCGAATTTAAAACTCCCGCTCTGGAAGCCGGCAAAAAATACGAGTATCTGATCGAAGCATTGATCGTTCCCAACAACTACACCAAGATCCGCCGTCCCCGGAAGGTCACTTTCAAAGCTGGCGAAGATCTGACCATCGACATGACCAAGGAAGATAAAGCGGTCGACAAGATCGAGGTTCGCTGGGTTCCCACGCCGGACGATATCGTCGATGAGATGGCCAAGATCGCCAAAGTGACTAAAGACGACGTGGTATACGATCTCGGCTGTGGCGACGGCATCATGTTGATCCGATCGGTTAAGGTGATGGGGGCAAAGCGAGGTGTCGGCATCGAACTGAAGGAAGATATTGTCAAGCAGGCTAAGGAACGCGTCGAAAAGGAAGGCTTGAAGGATAAGATCGAAATTCGCCAGGGCGATATTCTGGATGTGAAAGACATGTCGGACGCCAGCGTGGTGATGCTATACATCGGTGATGATTTGGGAGCTCGATTGGAGCCGGTGCTCCGTAAGACCCTGAAGCCCGGAGCCCGTGTTGTCTCCCACCGCTTTCTGTTAGGCGGCTGGAAACCCGATAAGACCGTTACCGTTCAGGGCAAAGACGGCGATGAATATACGATTCATCTCTGGGAAGTGCCGGCCAAGTAG
- a CDS encoding DUF1571 domain-containing protein, whose product MKRLLLLLPICLCFAPRNESEALGLPSANGIVALTPDMAGRPSPEQFERLVQTDIVRALAAGLARYRAEVQDYTCVMTKQERLGGKVRPVEIIRCAYREKPYSVLMKWEAGDSKAISSLFVQGENNDELIVLPKLLGFIKKTVSRSPSHPDVKDASRYSVFEFGIAKGQERTYAAWKAAQQAGLLNVEFLGERPIPELENRPCYVIHRMVNPPEEDGMTDLTIYIDKETWLQTGSILTANGNLIGSYFFNDVKTNQKLGKDDFKPEVLKK is encoded by the coding sequence ATGAAAAGACTGTTATTATTGCTCCCTATATGCCTGTGTTTCGCGCCTCGGAATGAGTCGGAAGCCCTCGGTCTGCCGAGCGCGAACGGGATCGTTGCACTCACACCCGACATGGCTGGCCGCCCCTCGCCCGAACAGTTCGAGAGACTCGTTCAGACCGACATCGTGCGCGCGCTGGCGGCGGGGCTAGCCCGTTACCGCGCGGAAGTTCAGGATTACACCTGCGTGATGACCAAACAGGAACGGCTGGGCGGCAAAGTTCGGCCTGTGGAAATCATCCGCTGTGCTTATCGCGAAAAACCCTATAGCGTGCTCATGAAGTGGGAAGCCGGCGATTCTAAAGCCATCTCCAGCCTCTTTGTACAGGGCGAAAATAACGACGAACTGATCGTCCTCCCTAAACTTCTGGGGTTTATCAAGAAGACCGTCTCCCGCTCTCCGTCGCATCCCGATGTGAAGGATGCTTCCCGCTACTCGGTCTTCGAGTTCGGCATCGCCAAGGGGCAGGAGCGAACTTACGCGGCCTGGAAAGCCGCTCAGCAGGCCGGCTTATTGAATGTGGAATTCCTTGGCGAGCGACCGATTCCCGAACTTGAAAACCGACCCTGCTATGTCATTCATCGTATGGTGAATCCGCCGGAAGAAGATGGCATGACCGATCTGACGATCTACATCGACAAAGAAACCTGGTTACAGACCGGTTCCATACTGACGGCGAATGGCAATCTGATCGGCTCTTACTTTTTCAATGATGTGAAAACGAATCAGAAACTCGGAAAAGACGATTTCAAACCCGAAGTCCTGAAGAAGTAA